Proteins encoded within one genomic window of Kibdelosporangium phytohabitans:
- a CDS encoding nucleotide disphospho-sugar-binding domain-containing protein — protein sequence MRVLFTSCPDENAFPHMVALARALAAAGHEVRVACRPGFAAEVTRAGLTAVPIGRDHDVWRAFGVAPGERAALRSAMIEPYDVAGQDERYITWEYLLSGYDYHVTWWHKMDNLPLISQLVAYAQQWRPDLVIWEPTGFAGSVAAKAVGAAHARLVPGVDIHGVTRGHFLRLKQDYQDPLADWLSGYAGKYGTDFSEDMVTGQVTINQLPGSLRLATDLPDVPMRYTPVDQPSPPGDVVVHDGDLTAFLEAVRLGLPQLVVPVYFDQPPLGDRIVECGAGLQLHPHTTSAADVERCEARLRTEPSFRDSAVALRDEMLTMPAPAEVVVRLDELAATHR from the coding sequence ATGCGCGTCCTGTTCACGAGCTGCCCGGACGAGAACGCCTTTCCGCACATGGTTGCGCTGGCCCGCGCCCTGGCCGCCGCCGGGCACGAGGTGCGGGTGGCGTGCCGTCCGGGGTTCGCCGCCGAGGTCACCCGTGCGGGGCTGACCGCCGTGCCGATCGGTCGCGATCACGACGTGTGGCGGGCATTCGGTGTGGCGCCCGGCGAACGCGCGGCGCTGCGGTCCGCGATGATCGAGCCGTACGACGTGGCCGGCCAGGACGAGCGGTACATCACGTGGGAGTACCTGCTTTCCGGGTACGACTACCACGTCACCTGGTGGCACAAGATGGACAACCTGCCACTGATCTCGCAGCTCGTGGCGTACGCCCAGCAGTGGCGTCCCGATCTGGTCATCTGGGAACCCACGGGCTTCGCGGGTTCCGTCGCCGCGAAGGCGGTCGGGGCCGCACACGCCCGCCTGGTGCCCGGTGTGGACATCCACGGCGTCACCCGCGGCCACTTCCTGCGGCTGAAACAGGACTACCAGGATCCGCTGGCCGACTGGCTGTCGGGCTACGCCGGCAAGTACGGCACGGACTTCAGCGAGGACATGGTCACCGGCCAGGTCACGATCAACCAGCTGCCCGGTTCGCTGCGGCTCGCCACGGACCTGCCCGACGTGCCGATGCGGTACACGCCCGTGGATCAACCGTCCCCGCCGGGGGACGTGGTCGTGCACGACGGCGATCTCACCGCGTTCCTCGAAGCAGTGCGCCTCGGGTTGCCGCAGCTGGTCGTGCCGGTGTACTTCGACCAGCCGCCGCTGGGCGACCGGATCGTGGAGTGCGGTGCCGGACTCCAGCTCCACCCGCACACGACGAGTGCGGCGGACGTCGAGCGGTGCGAGGCCCGGCTGCGCACTGAACCGTCCTTTCGCGACAGTGCGGTGGCACTCCGCGACGAGATGCTGACCATGCCCGCTCCCGCCGAGGTCGTCGTACGCCTCGACGAGCTCGCGGCCACCCACCGCTAA
- a CDS encoding NAD-dependent epimerase/dehydratase family protein, whose protein sequence is MSSKSSRRSVVVLGASGLLGTAVTRELAGLPVDLRVVGRRLTSVPERPVADVEVRTADLTEPHELARAIAGADAIVHLVAHIAGPATWRVSAGDAVAERVNLGLVHDLISVLRAQRPATPPVVLFAGSMSQVGHPTGGRIDGTEPDNPLTTYDRQKQAAENALKAATADGVLRGATLRLATLFSQGTDSISLDRGVVSAMARRAWAGEPLTMWHDGTVKRDLLCVDDAAAAFASALDHADALAGRHWLVGTGLATSIADLFGSIAEAMSTATGKPAVPVISTEPAGQSMQTDQLDFVLDPGPFGRATGWQARIALAEALKRTAVAIADHAERTHAATTSA, encoded by the coding sequence GTGAGCAGCAAATCGTCCCGGCGGTCGGTCGTCGTGCTCGGCGCCTCTGGCCTGCTCGGCACCGCCGTCACCAGGGAACTGGCCGGCCTGCCCGTCGACCTGCGCGTGGTCGGGCGCAGGCTGACCAGCGTGCCCGAGCGGCCGGTCGCCGACGTCGAGGTCCGGACCGCCGACCTGACCGAGCCGCACGAACTCGCCCGCGCGATCGCCGGGGCGGACGCGATCGTCCACCTCGTCGCGCACATCGCGGGCCCGGCCACGTGGCGGGTGAGCGCGGGCGACGCGGTGGCCGAACGCGTGAACCTCGGCCTCGTGCACGACCTGATCTCGGTCCTGCGCGCCCAGCGCCCGGCGACACCCCCGGTCGTGCTGTTCGCCGGTTCCATGTCGCAGGTCGGGCACCCGACCGGCGGCCGGATCGACGGCACCGAGCCGGACAACCCGCTGACCACGTACGACCGCCAGAAGCAGGCCGCGGAGAACGCGCTGAAGGCCGCGACCGCCGACGGTGTCCTGCGGGGCGCCACTCTCCGCCTGGCCACGTTGTTCAGCCAGGGCACGGATTCCATCTCGCTGGACCGGGGTGTGGTCAGCGCGATGGCCCGTCGCGCGTGGGCCGGTGAGCCGCTGACGATGTGGCACGACGGCACGGTGAAGCGTGATCTGCTCTGCGTCGACGACGCGGCGGCCGCGTTCGCGAGCGCGCTCGACCACGCGGACGCGTTGGCGGGCAGGCACTGGCTGGTCGGCACCGGCCTCGCCACCTCGATCGCGGACCTGTTCGGCAGCATCGCCGAGGCGATGTCCACCGCGACCGGCAAACCGGCCGTGCCGGTGATCTCCACCGAGCCGGCCGGGCAGTCGATGCAGACCGACCAGCTCGACTTCGTGCTCGACCCGGGCCCGTTCGGCCGGGCGACCGGCTGGCAGGCGCGGATTGCCTTGGCGGAGGCCCTGAAGCGCACCGCCGTGGCCATCGCGGACCACGCGGAACGCACGCACGCGGCCACCACCTCCGCGTGA
- a CDS encoding aldo/keto reductase: MRKSLMAERLKLGRVGLGCMTMSGGYAPENRDDAESIRVIHHAVELGISLFDTADVYGPFSNERLLGQALKGRRDSAVIATKCGLVAGPEGVLSRDGRPEHIRAACESSLRRLQTDVIDLYQLHRVDPAVPLAETWGAMAELVTEGKVRALGISHATVDELSAVHAIFPMAAVQYELSIWAADNRADILPWCQVNDVDYVAFSPLGRGYLSGNVAGGSLGAADSRSRDPRFTADAMAANEIIVKGVRSVADRLGASPAQVAIAWTLAQDERVVALPGTRTQRWLREDFAALNLRLSREDLRELDALPATTGRMNWDRWRMTGDSPAGGR; the protein is encoded by the coding sequence ATGCGGAAATCCCTGATGGCCGAACGGCTCAAGCTGGGCCGGGTCGGCCTCGGCTGTATGACCATGTCCGGTGGATACGCGCCGGAGAACCGCGACGACGCCGAGTCGATCCGCGTCATCCACCACGCCGTCGAACTGGGCATCTCGCTTTTCGACACCGCGGACGTCTACGGCCCGTTCAGCAACGAGCGACTGCTCGGCCAGGCGTTGAAAGGACGCCGTGACTCGGCTGTCATCGCCACCAAGTGCGGGCTGGTCGCGGGCCCGGAGGGCGTGCTCAGCCGCGACGGGCGGCCGGAGCACATCCGGGCCGCGTGCGAGAGTTCGTTGCGCAGGCTGCAAACCGACGTCATCGACCTCTACCAGCTGCACCGGGTCGACCCCGCCGTCCCGCTCGCGGAGACCTGGGGCGCCATGGCCGAGCTCGTCACCGAGGGAAAAGTGCGGGCGCTGGGCATCTCACACGCCACAGTGGACGAACTGAGCGCCGTGCACGCGATCTTCCCGATGGCCGCCGTGCAGTACGAACTGTCCATCTGGGCCGCGGACAACCGGGCCGACATCCTGCCGTGGTGCCAGGTCAACGACGTGGACTACGTGGCGTTCTCGCCGCTGGGCCGCGGCTACCTGTCCGGCAACGTCGCCGGTGGCAGCCTCGGCGCGGCCGACTCCCGGTCGCGTGACCCGCGGTTCACCGCGGATGCCATGGCGGCCAACGAGATCATCGTGAAGGGCGTGCGGTCGGTCGCCGACCGGCTCGGCGCGTCACCGGCTCAGGTCGCGATCGCCTGGACGCTCGCGCAGGACGAGCGGGTGGTCGCGCTGCCCGGCACGCGCACGCAACGCTGGCTGCGGGAGGACTTCGCCGCGCTCAACCTCCGGCTCAGCCGCGAGGACCTGCGCGAACTGGACGCCCTGCCCGCCACGACCGGCCGGATGAACTGGGACCGCTGGCGCATGACCGGCGATTCCCCTGCCGGTGGCCGTTAA
- a CDS encoding activator-dependent family glycosyltransferase: MRVLFATYAVKTHFQAMVPLAWALRNAGHEVRVASQPELADVITSAGLTAVSVGQDHTLWRTANRFLTKRYAESNPAVYKSVREAAVLPFDQAEQAPDQLTLEDLAPAYDNLVQSWYRIVNNTMVADLVDFARHWRPDLVIWEPNSYAAAIAAEVSGAAHARLLWGADIFAVTRARLLDLRAERADALGEWLAGLIEPYGHDFSETLATGDFTIDQLPGPLRMTADHLHYVRMGYVPYNGVATVPKWLWGQPERPRVALTLGVSAAESFGGYGVSVQDVLDSLADLDIEVVATVAEREQHKLRQIPGNTRVVPSVPLHALLPSCSAAVHHAGFNTLCTNLFYGVPPMSLPERFDEPLLARRVERQGAGLSVHMAEATGEQVRAGVIRLLTEPSFRQAVQPLTAEMTAMPSPADLVPYLTELTGGYRRHASPPVRKVAALH; the protein is encoded by the coding sequence ATGCGGGTTCTGTTCGCCACGTATGCGGTGAAAACGCATTTCCAGGCGATGGTGCCGCTGGCGTGGGCACTGCGCAACGCCGGCCACGAGGTCCGGGTGGCCAGCCAGCCCGAGCTGGCCGACGTCATCACCAGCGCGGGCCTGACGGCGGTGTCCGTCGGCCAGGACCACACGTTGTGGCGTACCGCCAACCGGTTCCTGACCAAGCGGTACGCGGAGTCCAACCCCGCGGTGTACAAGTCGGTCAGGGAAGCCGCGGTGCTGCCGTTCGATCAGGCCGAGCAGGCGCCGGACCAGCTGACGCTGGAGGACCTCGCGCCCGCCTACGACAACCTGGTGCAGTCCTGGTACCGGATCGTCAACAACACGATGGTCGCCGACCTGGTCGACTTCGCCCGGCACTGGCGGCCGGACCTGGTCATCTGGGAACCCAACAGCTACGCGGCGGCGATCGCGGCCGAGGTGTCCGGTGCCGCGCACGCCCGGCTGCTCTGGGGCGCCGACATCTTCGCCGTCACCCGGGCCCGGTTGCTCGACCTGCGGGCAGAGCGCGCGGACGCGCTGGGGGAGTGGCTCGCCGGGCTGATCGAGCCGTACGGCCACGACTTCAGCGAAACACTGGCCACCGGGGACTTCACGATCGACCAGCTGCCCGGTCCGCTGCGGATGACCGCCGACCACCTGCACTACGTGCGCATGGGGTACGTGCCGTACAACGGCGTGGCCACTGTGCCCAAGTGGTTGTGGGGGCAGCCGGAACGGCCGAGGGTCGCGTTGACGCTCGGTGTGTCCGCCGCGGAGAGCTTCGGCGGCTACGGCGTCAGCGTCCAGGATGTGCTGGACTCGCTGGCGGACCTGGACATCGAGGTCGTGGCCACGGTCGCCGAACGCGAGCAGCACAAGCTCCGGCAGATCCCGGGTAACACCAGGGTCGTCCCGTCCGTGCCGCTGCACGCGTTGCTGCCCAGCTGCTCGGCGGCCGTCCACCACGCGGGCTTCAACACGTTGTGCACCAACTTGTTCTACGGCGTGCCGCCGATGTCCCTGCCGGAACGGTTCGACGAGCCGCTGCTCGCCCGGCGGGTGGAGCGGCAGGGCGCGGGGCTCTCGGTGCACATGGCGGAGGCAACCGGCGAGCAGGTCCGTGCCGGAGTGATCCGGTTGCTGACCGAACCGTCCTTCCGGCAAGCGGTCCAGCCGCTGACCGCCGAGATGACCGCCATGCCGTCACCGGCCGACCTGGTGCCGTACCTGACCGAACTCACCGGCGGCTACCGCCGTCACGCCAGCCCACCTGTCCGAAAAGTCGCCGCACTTCACTGA
- the rfbA gene encoding glucose-1-phosphate thymidylyltransferase RfbA translates to MKGIVLAGGSGTRLYPLTAATSKQLLPVYDKPMVYYPLSVLMLAGIRDVLIISTPASVPAMRALLGDGAHLGMNITYAEQAEPNGIAEAFLIGADHIGAEDSALILGDNIFHGTGFPSLLRDTRKNLDGATLFGYPVSDPERYGIGELDERGNLVSLEEKPTRPRSDNAITGLYFYDSDVVEIARGLAPSARGELEITDVNKEYLRAGRARLVRLGRGFTWLDAGTHESLLEASQYVHVLENRQGVRVACLEEIALRMGFINADECYSLGERMTNSQYGRYVMTVARSAA, encoded by the coding sequence ATGAAGGGAATCGTCCTCGCAGGCGGAAGCGGGACCCGGCTCTACCCGCTGACCGCCGCGACCTCGAAGCAACTGCTGCCCGTCTACGACAAACCGATGGTCTACTACCCGCTGTCGGTGCTGATGCTCGCCGGCATCCGGGACGTGCTGATCATCTCGACGCCGGCGAGCGTGCCCGCGATGCGGGCGCTGCTCGGCGACGGCGCGCACCTGGGGATGAACATCACCTACGCGGAGCAGGCCGAACCGAACGGGATCGCCGAGGCGTTCCTGATCGGCGCGGACCACATCGGCGCGGAGGACTCGGCGCTCATCCTGGGCGACAACATCTTCCACGGCACCGGGTTCCCCAGCCTGCTGCGCGACACCCGCAAGAACCTCGACGGCGCCACGCTGTTCGGCTACCCGGTCTCCGACCCGGAGCGCTACGGCATCGGCGAGCTCGACGAACGCGGCAACCTCGTCTCACTGGAGGAGAAACCGACGCGGCCGCGCTCGGACAACGCGATCACCGGGCTGTACTTCTACGACTCCGACGTGGTCGAGATCGCCAGGGGCCTCGCGCCGTCCGCCCGTGGCGAGCTGGAGATCACCGACGTCAACAAGGAGTACCTGCGGGCAGGCCGGGCCCGGCTGGTCCGCCTCGGCCGCGGCTTCACCTGGCTGGACGCCGGGACGCACGAGTCGCTGCTGGAAGCGAGCCAGTACGTGCACGTGCTGGAGAACAGGCAAGGCGTGCGGGTGGCGTGCCTGGAGGAGATCGCGCTGCGGATGGGTTTCATCAACGCCGACGAGTGCTACTCGCTCGGCGAGCGGATGACCAATTCGCAGTACGGGCGCTACGTCATGACTGTGGCGCGGTCGGCGGCATGA
- a CDS encoding AMP-binding protein, with protein sequence MSRPASETATPPDELLSAGFDAITDRAWRTQWTSGAADLVRDSLPATVVMRTSGTTGPSREWPRTREQLWAEAGLLADLLRPHRPDVVVSFAPPRHLFGALASVLVPAQLGVEAWYRPGFFGALPPVAGRRVAVVAVPWIFRLLLEHPDWVRSLADLTVLHSTALLPATAGEFLAGAEQARVVEVFGSTETGGVAYRWWRGGNPPWRLFDDVTVDLDGRGERPLVVRGPRLAGNARSRQMDDFAEPAGDRRFRLTGRRSRLVKVNGRRLNLDELEVALRAVIRCADLALVPDVDAMVGEHVELLIVPSGDYDLSPVAGVLGLWPRRVRVVDRIDRTETGKLRRAAS encoded by the coding sequence ATGAGCCGTCCCGCCAGCGAGACGGCGACACCGCCGGATGAGCTGCTGTCAGCCGGGTTCGACGCGATCACCGATCGCGCGTGGCGTACACAGTGGACATCCGGCGCCGCGGACCTGGTACGCGACTCGCTGCCGGCGACGGTGGTGATGCGGACATCCGGGACCACCGGACCCAGCCGGGAATGGCCACGCACGCGTGAGCAGCTGTGGGCGGAGGCGGGTCTGCTGGCGGACCTGCTGCGTCCACATCGGCCGGACGTGGTGGTGTCCTTCGCGCCGCCGAGGCACTTGTTCGGTGCGCTCGCCAGCGTGCTGGTGCCGGCACAGCTGGGCGTCGAGGCGTGGTACCGGCCGGGTTTCTTCGGGGCGCTGCCGCCGGTGGCCGGGCGGCGCGTGGCGGTCGTGGCGGTGCCGTGGATCTTCCGGCTCCTGCTGGAACACCCGGACTGGGTGCGTTCGCTGGCCGACCTGACGGTGTTGCACAGCACCGCGCTGCTGCCGGCCACCGCCGGGGAGTTCCTGGCCGGCGCGGAGCAGGCGCGGGTCGTCGAGGTCTTCGGGTCCACCGAGACAGGCGGCGTGGCCTATCGGTGGTGGCGTGGCGGGAACCCGCCGTGGCGGCTGTTCGACGACGTGACGGTGGATCTCGACGGCCGGGGCGAGCGTCCGCTGGTCGTGCGCGGTCCCCGGCTGGCTGGCAACGCGCGCAGCCGTCAGATGGACGACTTCGCCGAGCCTGCCGGTGACCGGCGGTTCCGGTTGACCGGCAGGCGAAGCCGGTTGGTGAAGGTCAACGGGCGGCGGCTGAACCTCGACGAACTCGAAGTGGCGTTGCGTGCCGTGATCCGATGCGCCGACCTGGCGCTCGTGCCGGACGTGGACGCGATGGTCGGCGAGCACGTCGAGTTGCTGATCGTCCCGTCCGGTGACTACGACCTGAGCCCGGTCGCCGGCGTGCTGGGGCTGTGGCCGAGGCGGGTGCGCGTGGTGGACCGGATCGACCGGACCGAGACCGGCAAGCTCCGGCGGGCCGCCTCATGA
- a CDS encoding aromatic amino acid ammonia-lyase gives MTLASLIRQAGWDAALPACGQDDVDRMAESAATVAKALAAGTPIYGLTQGFGPLVEFAAESEAEQGASLIAHLGSGQGRPLDPDVCRLIVWLRLVSMRKGFSAVSPEFWHVLAELWNRGFTPAIPRDGTVSASGDLQPLAHAALAYTGHGDAWVRVEDEWTLRPAAEALAALSATPVEWPVREALAFVNGTGASLAATIVNQQSATRLVRAVTLLTARVADLLGANPEHYRPGIAIARGQPGQSTVARWVREQLPPGMSRNPARPLQEPYSLRCAPQVLGAVLDQLDSAGNVLLDEATGCTDNPLTHEGEVLHGGNFHAMPVGLASDQIGLALHQAAYLADRQLALICDPATNGGLPPMLTPRPGRGCGLAGVQISATSFVSRIRQLVYPASLTSLPTNGWNQDHVPMALNGANSVADALDLAWLVVGSLAVGAAQLAAMAGERTRARPWAALAEISPPLAADRPMAGEVRAARDLLADAAGQLFRP, from the coding sequence ATGACCCTGGCATCCCTGATCCGGCAGGCGGGCTGGGACGCCGCACTGCCGGCCTGCGGCCAGGACGACGTCGACCGGATGGCCGAGAGCGCCGCGACCGTGGCCAAGGCACTGGCCGCGGGCACCCCGATCTACGGCCTCACCCAGGGATTCGGGCCGCTCGTCGAGTTCGCCGCGGAGTCCGAGGCCGAACAGGGCGCGAGCCTGATCGCGCACCTGGGCAGCGGGCAGGGCCGCCCGCTGGACCCGGACGTGTGCCGGTTGATCGTGTGGCTGCGGCTGGTGAGCATGCGCAAGGGGTTCTCGGCGGTGTCGCCGGAGTTCTGGCACGTGCTGGCGGAGCTGTGGAACCGCGGGTTCACCCCGGCGATTCCCCGCGACGGCACGGTCAGTGCGAGCGGCGACCTGCAACCGCTGGCACACGCGGCCCTCGCGTACACCGGTCACGGCGACGCGTGGGTGCGGGTCGAGGACGAATGGACACTGCGCCCCGCGGCGGAGGCGCTCGCGGCGCTGTCGGCCACGCCGGTCGAATGGCCGGTCCGGGAGGCGCTGGCGTTCGTCAACGGGACAGGCGCGAGCCTCGCCGCCACCATCGTCAACCAGCAGTCGGCGACACGGCTCGTCCGTGCGGTCACCTTGCTGACGGCTCGCGTCGCCGACCTGCTCGGCGCCAACCCGGAGCACTACCGGCCGGGTATCGCGATCGCTCGTGGTCAACCTGGACAGTCCACTGTGGCGCGCTGGGTGCGTGAGCAGTTGCCGCCGGGCATGTCCAGGAATCCGGCACGGCCGCTGCAGGAGCCGTACAGCCTGCGGTGCGCGCCGCAGGTGCTCGGCGCGGTGCTCGACCAGCTCGACTCGGCTGGCAACGTCCTGCTGGACGAAGCGACCGGGTGCACGGACAACCCGCTCACCCACGAAGGGGAGGTGCTGCACGGCGGCAACTTCCACGCGATGCCGGTGGGCCTGGCGTCCGACCAGATCGGGCTGGCCCTGCACCAAGCCGCCTACCTGGCGGACCGGCAGCTCGCCCTGATCTGCGACCCCGCCACGAACGGTGGTCTGCCGCCCATGCTGACTCCACGCCCGGGACGCGGCTGCGGCCTGGCGGGAGTGCAGATCAGCGCGACCTCCTTCGTGTCGCGGATCAGGCAACTGGTGTACCCGGCGTCGCTCACGTCGTTGCCCACCAACGGCTGGAACCAGGACCACGTCCCGATGGCGCTCAACGGCGCCAACTCGGTCGCCGACGCACTGGACCTGGCTTGGCTGGTGGTCGGTTCGCTCGCGGTCGGTGCCGCACAGCTCGCGGCCATGGCCGGCGAGCGGACGCGGGCGCGGCCGTGGGCCGCGCTCGCGGAGATCAGCCCGCCGCTGGCGGCCGACCGGCCGATGGCGGGCGAGGTCAGGGCCGCCCGTGATCTGCTGGCCGACGCGGCCGGACAATTGTTCCGGCCGTGA
- a CDS encoding class I SAM-dependent methyltransferase, whose amino-acid sequence MPVTSQCRICDGIVQEFFDFGRQPLSDAFAEPAKAGDNEFFFRLATGICASCSMVQLMEEVPREEMFHEDYPYLSSGSSFMREHFGKLAERFRATELTGPDPFIVELGCNDGIMLKALAEAGIRHLGVEPSGGVADLAAAKGITVRKDFFEEAVASDIRAKQGPADVIYAANTLCHIPYMGSILRGVVNLLAPKGVFVFEDPYFADIVQRTSFDQVYDEHFFFFTAQSVREMARLHGLELVDVERIPVHGGEVRYTLALAGARTPSAAVAELVAAEQEQKLTEFATLEAFGANVRKIRDDLVSLLRELKDKGQRVVGYGATAKSATVLNLCGIGPDLIEFISDTSSTKQGRVTPGSHIPVKPPTEFAARYPDYAVLFAWNHAEEIMAKEQDFRAAGGRWIQYVPNVHVS is encoded by the coding sequence ATGCCGGTCACATCCCAATGCCGAATTTGCGACGGTATCGTCCAGGAGTTCTTCGACTTCGGGCGGCAGCCGTTGTCCGACGCGTTCGCCGAGCCCGCGAAGGCCGGCGACAACGAGTTCTTCTTCCGGCTGGCCACCGGGATCTGCGCGTCGTGCTCGATGGTGCAGCTGATGGAGGAGGTGCCGCGCGAGGAGATGTTCCACGAGGACTACCCGTACCTGTCCTCGGGTTCGTCGTTCATGCGCGAGCACTTCGGCAAGCTCGCCGAGCGCTTCCGCGCCACCGAGCTGACCGGGCCGGACCCGTTCATCGTCGAGCTCGGCTGCAACGACGGGATCATGCTCAAGGCGTTGGCGGAGGCGGGAATCCGGCACCTGGGCGTCGAGCCGTCCGGCGGTGTCGCCGACCTGGCCGCGGCCAAGGGCATCACGGTGCGCAAGGACTTCTTCGAGGAAGCGGTCGCCTCGGACATCCGGGCCAAGCAAGGCCCGGCCGACGTCATCTACGCCGCCAACACCCTCTGCCACATCCCGTACATGGGCTCGATTCTGCGCGGTGTGGTGAATCTGCTCGCACCGAAGGGCGTTTTCGTCTTCGAGGACCCGTACTTCGCCGACATCGTCCAGCGCACCTCGTTCGACCAGGTCTACGACGAGCATTTCTTCTTCTTCACCGCGCAGTCGGTGCGGGAGATGGCCAGGCTGCACGGCCTGGAACTGGTCGACGTCGAGCGGATCCCGGTGCACGGTGGCGAAGTCCGCTACACGCTCGCCCTGGCGGGCGCCCGCACGCCCAGCGCGGCGGTGGCCGAGCTGGTCGCGGCCGAGCAGGAGCAGAAGCTGACCGAGTTCGCGACGCTGGAGGCGTTCGGCGCCAACGTCCGCAAGATCCGCGACGACCTGGTCAGCCTGCTGCGTGAGCTGAAGGACAAGGGCCAGCGGGTGGTCGGCTACGGCGCGACGGCCAAGAGCGCCACGGTGCTCAACCTCTGCGGGATCGGACCCGACCTGATCGAGTTCATCTCGGACACGAGCTCGACCAAGCAGGGCAGGGTCACGCCCGGCTCGCACATCCCGGTCAAGCCGCCGACCGAGTTCGCGGCGCGCTACCCGGACTACGCCGTGCTGTTCGCGTGGAACCACGCCGAGGAGATCATGGCCAAGGAACAGGATTTCCGGGCCGCGGGCGGTCGCTGGATCCAGTACGTGCCGAACGTGCACGTGTCCTGA